CACCAATAGGAAACCTTGATCAAAGTTAGAGGTATGAACCAATCAGAGAGGGGCAGATGGGAAGGGGGAGGGGCCAACCAGAGTGTTTCCATGACGACTGTGTGTCTGCGATGCCGCTCAGGGGCCAAAGGTCGCTGACCCGCCGGTCCATCTGCCACGCTGCATCTGCAGGGAGCCaatcaggagagagaaaagggaccAATGACAGGAGGGGGCGGGGCAACAGGGAAAGGGTTAAAGGCATCTGAGCATCTGAGGTTCCTCATCACTACAGTTACACACGTGGATTGATAAACTCACTGTCTCCTGTTCGATCAACAACTGAAGCTGTTACTCCACAAACTCTCTACGTTTCTCTGACAGTTCTATtctgtttgtttacattcaAACCACAGACTGTCAATAAAGACCACGTCTCCTGAGAAGTGTCTCAGCAATGaccgctgccatcttgtggtggtgatgtcattcacggtcagagtctgtgcagtagtgatcgggAGGTGGAGCCCTGGTGTTgaggccccgcccacacacGCTATTAACCTTGACATTTGAACAAATATCAGCGGTCCAtgtggccaccagggggcgatcatctttatttacagtgtgtggTTCAGACTCAAACAAGCAACACGTCTGTCGGTCTCccagcacttcctgtttgtggctctgatgatgtcacacctgCTGCTCCCTGTGTGGTCTGAAGGGTTAATGAAGACTCACACTGCAGCGTCCCAGGGGACAGGATGTCTTCGTCCATGTCGTCCAGGTCGTCGGAGAGCAGGAGGTGCTGCGGGGTCGGAGGTCGCAGGCCGAGGACGGAGGGGTCCAGGTTGAGGGCGACCGCCAGCGCTCCCAGACCCGGGTTGTTGACCAGACAGAAACCAGTCAGGGACTCGATCTGCTGCCAGCGGTGGAGCTTCTCCCGCAGCGCCGCCGTCACCTCGGCCAGCGCCTgcctgagaggggggggggggggggcacctgacTGGAGGACTTTATAAAGTAATGCTCTCAGCATCAAGCTGACAACTGtgagctttcaaaataaaactggatGAGCTGATGATAGACAACAAAAAGTTCAGAAACTAACGATCACCTGAAAAGCAActttttaaatgaggtcaaaggtcaaaggtttaaTCTTTTATAATCTATataaaaacattcaatataaactgtacaataaaagtaattaaaaactGAACTAATTTCTACTTCTCATGATTTCTACTGTACTCATTTATTTTGCAGCTCTGGACATgttcagggtcaaaggtcaaaggtcactcacTTGGCCGACAGGATCTGGTGGTCGACGTCGTCCAGCGACGAGCTGTGAGCGACGTGAAACGTCCCGAACAGagaactcctcttcttcttgatcTTCTCTGCCTGAAACAGTacatcttcatctgtgtgtgttgtgtgtgtctctgaacgtttgtgtgtctgtgtgtctgtgtgtgtgtgaacgtgtgtgtgtgtgtgtgtcctcaccccCTCTCtggcctgcagcagctgtttctCTGCGTTCTGTTTCTTGATGTTATAATACTGAATTTCCACCTCGTGCGTCAGCTGGAGCCATTTCTGCAGAACCTCCGGTGGAGCCCAGTGAACCCGCGACTCCAGCTCCCTCTCCGCCCTCTTCAATGACACAcgtacctgcacacacacacacacacacacacagacacacactgttcagCAGCAGTGGACTCAGGGCCTCAGTGATGCACGTGACGTGtgctccacctgctccagctcctcctctgcgTACTTCTGTCggctcctctctttctccgttCCCTCTCGGAGCTCTCGGAGACGCTGAGCTTCCTGTTTGGCCGAGCAGATCTGGttcctcagctgctgctccaccttcaccttctccacctgaacgcagcgctgCTCCTCCTGAGCCTGCTGCAGCCTGACGGAGACGACACTTCATGTCATTAGGAGACTTGATCTACTCTCTGTACGTTTATCATTCACTGAGTTGGTTCTTCAGACAgatttatactgcagccagccaccagggggccttccaggcttcacacacacacatacatgcacacacctgCTATACCACAGTAAAGAATGAAGCCTCAGTAGCATGTTGGTGCCAGCAGGAGGTGCTGTGGCTCAGAGCATGaaggaatgtgtttgtgtgtgtcttcgtgtgtgtgtgtgtgtgagtttgtgtgagagagtgtgtgtgtgtgcctgtgtgtgcctgtgtgtgtgtgtgtgagagagagagagcagaaggaGCTTCTTTGACCATATAAGGACTTCAGGCAGAACGtttcttcagacacacacacacacagtagatgaGTTATTTCCTCCTCAGTCACTTTAAAGGTTCATGTCGCTCTAGCATTTGAAGCACAGTTCTCAgagtagaagaagaagcttGTGTCTCACCTGccctgcagctccagcaggtTCAGCTCCGCCCTCTGCAGACCCTCCAGGTCCTTCACCAGCGTCTCCAGGTCGCCTCTGGACCTCCGGGTCTGGACCAGGGCGAAGCAGCAGCCGCACAGAGCCATCAGGACGGACACGCCCAGGACCAGGTCCTTCCACCAGCTCCGTCGGCctgaggggacacacacacacacacgcacacgcacacgcgcacacgcacacgcacacgcacacgcacacgcacacgcacacgcacacacacgcacacgcacacacgcacacacacacaagttgagTCATTCACTGAAACAAAGAGGTGTCACAGTCTAATAAGCAATACACAGTTTTGTAATCCATGAAGATGtcaatatttcaaatatattaaaaGGACTtggaaaaaaacttcaataattgattaaaatgtcacagtgtAGTGAAACACATGATGtcgtatatatataaatatatatatgtacacataCATCTATTGTTTGTTAACATTATGAATCTAGTAATTAGTGAACTATGAAGTTATGAGTAGTGAAGGTTCAGATGTGAAGGGGAGCCGGCACCTGGAGGAGGTCCGAACAGAACCATGTCCAGAGCtttgagctgcagcttctgagaATGAATTCTGTCTGAGATCTTCAGCAGCACCGAGGTCAGGGTGGTGTTCTTCACCGccagcctgggggggggggcacagaacAACACGTCTCACCTCCACAGGAAGTGGCCTCAACCAAACACTGTCATGGTTGTGTGGTGCGTTCAAAGACAGTCTGACAGTCACAGTCAGTTTAAACCTCAGAAGTGAACAGGATAAacgttgtatatatatatattaatgagggtataattattaatatgttCTTTGTGTCAAGGCTGCTATGAAATGAAGATTTGAGGTTTGTGGGCGTCAGGAAACCAAACACACTGGTCACATGATCAATTTCTACAAGGCTTTGCTTTGAACATGTTATGAACTAAACGAATATCCTtgcaagttgtgtgtgtgagcgtgtgtgtttgtgtgtgagcgtgtgtgtgagtgtgagcgtgtgtgtgtgtgtgtgtgagtgtgtgtgagtgtgagcgtgtgtgtgtgtgtgagtgtgagcgtgagcgtgtgtgtgtgtgtgtgtgtgtgtgagcgtgtgtgtgtcacctgggTAGGGACTTCCCGTCCAGCTGGTGCCTCCTGAACGTTTCTGTGTATTGAGGAAGCTCCACACTGATGAGCAGCcagtcctccacctgctgcaccGTCCAGTTATacactggagacacacacacacaaacacccacacccacagacacacaactttaatatataataaataaataaaggaaaacagcAAAACTTCTGTTAATgaataaacatttctaaaaataaacatttttacctCCTGCTTCCTTCTGAGGTTTAGTTTTTCCCTCGATGACTTTAACAaactgaagctgtgtgtgtgtgtgtgtgtgtgtgtgtgtttctgaagtAAATGgcggttgttgtgttgttttgtgtctgaagTATTGCAGTGTATTAAACAGACAGAGCACATTAATGATAAAGTGGAGGATGAAGTGAGTCCCTCACCCGGCGAGCTCTGCCAGGCGCTCCACATGTCCTCGATGCTGATGTGCAGGTCGGCTCCGtggaagctgctgtgtttgGCTTTCCGGTCGTGATATTTCAGATCCTCCCTCAGAAACTTTCAGtggaagaaaacagaaaaaagtccACGTTCGTTATTTATTGTTTCTAAATGTTTGAGCGTCTCTGAGCGTCTCTGTCTCACCTCGTCTGTCTCAGTCGTGTCCACCGTCCCGTCGGCGTCATCGTCCATCAGTCTGTGGATGCTGCAGATCGCCTCGAAGCTCAGGACGGAGGTTTCATCCTCACAGAGCTGCCGGTCTATCGCACACAGATCTACAGTAAgaatcatatcatattattaaTGTTGGGATCACTTTAGTGGCCCAGACCAACTGGATGTTAACACTAAATGTTCCCACTTGTAAAATAGCAAATTTGGCTTAAACatcccaaaacaaatgtgggtcGCTTTTGGCACTTTTGGTTTTCATATGGTATTTGTAAGGCCCAGTTATGGCCCAGTTGTGGCCCAGTTGTGGCCCAGTTGTGGCCCAGTTGTGGCCCAGTTGTGGCCCAGTTGTGGCAAACAGGAGTCCATCACACATCTGGTCTGTGGGTGTGAAAACGATGCAGAacatagaaaacacacatgaaaaaGGAAACTGAGCCTGAATCATTCATTCTGAGTGAATgaggaaaaaagacaaaataaaaagcaaaggaagaaagaaagagaagagaagaaaggaaaCGATAGTTTTCCTTTCTATTCAAATATCCGACCAATCACTGAGCGGCACAGTGAAGGCCTAACCCGTCACGACCACAGGGCAGATTCAAACAGAGTGAAAACTTCATGACTACATTTGGTCATTTCtgagtatgtgcatgtgtgtgagtgtgagtgagtgtgtgtgtgtgtgagtgtgtgtgtgtgcgtgtgtgtgtgagtgagagtgtgtgtgagtgtgtgtgtgtgtgtgtgtgagtgtgtgtgtggttggggtCACACTATGTTCACATGCTGTCTCATGTTGTCAGTTGGAGAAATTTGACGCTGAAGCACAAATTAAAAGCCGTAATGAACGTCTCCATGAAGCTCTGTGAACCAGCTGGTCCCTGAATAAGTCCGGCTTCAGTTTCCTGTCTGACCCCACGACCCCACCACACCACCACACccccacaccacaccacaccaccaCACCCCCACACCACCACACCCCTACACCAccacaccacagaagaagacacAAAGTGAAGAGAGAGTTTGGTCTGAGGATTAACATCAGCAGCTGAAAGGACAGAAATACAAAGATAATAATCAAACGAGGGTCGAGTCAAAGTCACGGCTCAGTGTGAACAGCCTCACTACCCATCATGCACCTTGTTCATGAACAGAGAGATCCAACCAGAAGAGGAAAGCAGGACGTTCAGGTCCTGTTCAGAAACAGAGATTCTAAACCTGGAGGAACACACGCTGACCAATAAGAGGAGACCATCCTCAGTGTCTCCGCCTCCTGTTGATGCTGAggctgagtgggcggggccgaCACTTTCACAGAACACAGGGAATTATCACTGTCGCAACTTCCTGTGACATCACCAGCATGTCACAtccaggaagctgtgggagctgCTAACGGCTATCTCCCTCGCTAACGCTAACGCTActgctacaacacacacacacacacacacacacacacacacacacacacacacacagagaaaaggtgTGTCTACCTGAGGCTGTGTTGCTGTTGGAAGCTAGTTGATGGTGATCCAGGTGGGCGTGGTCACTCCCGTCCAATACACCGTGAGCCCCAACACGCACACTCAGCACGCACATGCACGCcagccacgcacacacacgtgccaTGTCtgaggagaaagggggggggacCTGGTCAGTCTgcaaatttcaaaataaaagtttatttgttCTCGTCTTCAACACGTCTGCGTCCTGCTCTGAGCTGCTGCCGCCTGATTGGCCCAGAAGATGTCAGCAGGTGTCCCTGCTGCACGTCACTGAGGGGCCCGCCTCCTGAAACATGGCGTCTGATGTTTTAGCGTTTTCATGTTTAcgattgattcatttaaatgtcTAAAAGGTAGTTGAAGCACATCAGGATCCGACGctaacacacatcaacacatcaacacatcaacacatcaacacatcaacacactgacacatcaacacactaacacaaccacacatcaacacattaacacactgacacatcaacacatcaacacactgacacatcaacacactgacacaaccacacatcaacacatcgacacactgacacaatcaaacatcaacacatcaacacacagacacatcaacacactgacacatcaacacatcaacacactgacacatcaacacactgacacaaccacacatcaacacatcgacacactgacacaatcaaacatcaacacatcaacacacagacacatcaacacactgacacatcaacacatcaacacactgacacatcaacacatcaacacactgacacatcaaCACACCGTAGGAAACTTCCTACCCGAATTTATAAAAGTTCCTCAGACTAAAAGTTGTTGAAAAGTTTCGATTATGTAGTTTGATGTTTCCTTTGATCTTCATGTCTCTTCGGCGTCTGTACAGAGGAGGGTGAGAGCTGCTCCCTGATTGGTCGATAGAGGCGACAGGTCTAGTTTCCATTTGCCTCTTATTCTCTTACAGATGTTCAAAGTGATGAGACGGGATCAACAGTTGATAAgccacactgcagccagccaccagggggccgtgCAGGGGAGTTGGCTTCACCTTCTGTCGCCCATGTTTATAAACAGGTAGAACAGTGAGGAACCTTCAGGAACATGAAGAGAACCTCTGAGAACACGCGCCAGGAGGCGTTCACGGACCTCAGTTCCTCTCAACATCTCACTCACATGTTTTCAAGTGAAATAAAGCACATCAGCTGAAGACATGGATTCTGTTCTGAGGGACGAGCTGATCGGTTGGTGGACTGATGTCCGGTggtgggtcagaggtcagaggtcacacagaTGTTCACTTTGTGACTCACCtccgcagcagctgcagttcTGATCGATCAGTCCATCGGTCCCCGGCCGACTGGTCGATCCGCGCTGCGACCGACTGGTCCTCAGCTCGAGCTTCACTTCTTCACCGCGCGCGACTCAAAACTGATCAAACTGGGAAAACGCACGCGCAGAGAACCGCCTTCTGCGCGTTCACGGACCCGCGGAAAAACAAGCACTCCgagtttaatttgaataaaagcGTCTATATTTAAACTTTACTAAGTTTAAAAATGATCCAGGATTTATTGGACGATTTATCtgcatttatttaatcattttggtCATcttattcaacaaacaagtcgACAAACATTACACTTCTCAACTTCCTGCTCTGCTGGAGGAAGTTCAGGTCTCAGTGTGTTGGAGGTTTGAAGACATTcaagtataatatatatatatatatatatatatatatatatatatatatatatatatatttatatatatatatatataaatatatatatatataaatatatatatatatatatataaagaatcTGATGATTTTAGTTTACAATATTTGTTGTATATGAAGATACGATTAGTTATAATATAAGATACACTTTGAGGTGAAgtgtaaaaaatgaaatatgaaataaaatgaggtaataagaaatgaaaatatCGTTAAATAAAATAGGAATAGgtgttataatataatatgatctCACAGTATGGAGACTCGTTGATGATTAGGCTGAAGCTCAGTTCTATGATTTGATGAGATCCAGTGAACAGTCATGACCCTGGGGTTAAACACTGTTGATCCAATAAAGGTTAGAAGGAAATCAGCAGAATCTCCTCATGTTTAGCAACAACAGTGTAAAAGAGAGAATCTGTGGAGCAGGTGAAAGAAAGTGAAGGAAACCTCTCAGGTCACTGTTGTCTCGATACAGAAGCCATGACCTCCTGTAACAGAGCAACACGTCCAGTTAGGACTGTTCAGGCCTCACCACAGAGCATGCTGGGAGCTCTGGAGCTTCTCCAGCGGGAGCAGCGACTTCACACCTGCAGCTTTTCTTCAAAGACCAATCAGAGGCAGTTTTACTGCTGATAAACACAGAGCATCTGAACGAATCCTGTGGAAACGATGCTTCACCACATGAAGGGATCTTTGTCAGACTCTGAGTGTAACTTCTCCGCCTCATGTGTTGGACCTACAGTTTCCCTGAGGCTGGTGTTTAATAGTGTTTCCAGAGCTTCACATTATAAACACATCCTTCAAACTGGTGTTTTCCCAGATGCTTTCAAAGAAAAACCATTAAGAATCTTTGGAATCATTGAGCAGCGACAGGAAAACATCCAACCTCCATGTAATAAGATACTTGAGAAATTCACTTCTCCCTAAAAGAAAAGCTTTAGAGCTCATCACTGAAATAATCACCTCAGACGAAactctgatgaaaacaaagttTAGATTCTAATCCTCTGAATCTGACCACAAGTATATGTGATACTTCATTCATCATCTTGACattgattgtctttgtgttttattgattaATGGCATACTGATTATCAATAAAATGGATTCTATCACAATAAAGTGTCAGACTCATACTGCtgttgaataaaaacagaattatTCTGGTTCACTTCTTCACATCTTTCTTGGTTTCCTCTCTTCTGGTTTTCTTATTGTCAGCAGGTCTATGAAGCTGCAGTCTGAGGAGCCACCCTGTGGCCAGAGAGGGGAGGTGCAGATCAGCACCAGCTGACAGGAAGTCCATATTCATGGGGggaaacttcaaaataaaaaaagagtccAGTACCCTTTGTAGCTGTCCACCTGCCCCTGTCCCTGTTTCCTAGCTCCTTGTCTcgcctgtctcctgtctccttgtctcctgtGTCCCTGTCCATGTCCACAGTCTCTATATGAAGTGACAAACCAGTGATGGGCGAGGCTAAACGTTGGTTGACATCTGATTGGTTCTTTAAACATGTGAgaaactctacacacacacacacatacatgtttgtacttctatctcaGTGATGACACTCATTGGTACAATACAGTTCTTAGACCCTTACTCTAatcttaaccatcacaactaaataccTAAACTTAACCCtaactaactctaactctaactaactctaactctaactctaactaactctaactctaactcactctaactctaactctaactaactctaactctaactctaactaactctaactctaactcactctaactaactctaactctaactctaactctaactctaactctaactcacTCTAACtataactctaactctaactaactctaactctaactctaactctaactctaactaactctaactctaactctaactctaactctaactaactctaactctaactcactctaactaactctaactctaactctaacactaactaactctaactctaactctaactctaactctaacactaactaactctaactctaactctaactctaactctaactaactaactctaactctaactctaactaactctaactctaactctaactaactctaactaactctaactctaactaactctaactaactctaactctaactctaactctaagtAACTCTAACTAACTCTAACTAAGTCTAACTCTAACTAAGTCTAACTCTAACTCACTCtaactaactctaactctaactctaacactaactaactctaactctaactaactctaactctaactctaactctaagtAACTCTAACTAACTCTAACTAAGTCTAACTCTAACTCACTCtaactaactctaactctaactctaactaactctaactctaactcactctaactaactctaactctaactctaacactaactaactctaactctaactctaactctaactctaactaactctaactctaactctaactaacTCTAACTAAGTCTAAACCAGGTCTTATCCCTCACACAGATACGAGTGTGGaccggtcaaaatgtcctcacactgtaagtctatgcttaaaatggtcctcacaatgATATGAGTACAGGAACCCACACAcccacttcctcttctcttggacttcctcctcctcattagccgcccccccccccccccccccccccccccccccctccacacacacacccacacacacacacacactctgtcactCTGACACACGCAGCGGGACTGAGTGGAGCTGTGTGTCCGGAGAGGACTGATGGTGAGTGTTTGATTCTGATccgtgtgtgtccatgtgtcccCATGTGTCcgggtgtgtgtgtccatgtgtccgtgtgtgtgtgtgtctgtgtctgtgtctgtgtgtgttttctctgtgcaaAGCTATGAGCAGGTTATTGATGTTatctgatcagctgatcgatcTTCAGTGGAAcagttacatgtgtgtgtgtgcctgtgtgttcgtgtgtgtgtgtgcgtgtgtgtgtgtgtgtgtgtgtgtggattgacAGTGCTTCAGGAAACTGGAGAAGAGGTGCGACcactcccagtgtgtgtgtgtgtgtgtgtgagtgtgaggttgtgagtgtgtgagtgtgtgtgtgtcacttgtATCATAAACTCTGTACAGAaacctttttcattattgttattattagtgtTGTTATTATCactaatattattgttattaattattattattacacattATACGTTCAATATTTGAGATGCTTTTTACTCATTAATCCTCAGAATATGATAAGATAATATTTGTCAGAGTAAAACAGAGAAATGTGGAAATGAAGATAAACAACATCCAACATATTTACTGTCAAACTGTTTATACAGAACTAACGAGTAAAGAAGTGAGACTCTGTTAAAGagagacaataataataataagataaatACAGTAACAAA
This genomic window from Pleuronectes platessa chromosome 15, fPlePla1.1, whole genome shotgun sequence contains:
- the LOC128456774 gene encoding stromal interaction molecule 1, which codes for MARVCAWLACMCVLSVRVGAHGVLDGSDHAHLDHHQLASNSNTASDLCAIDRQLCEDETSVLSFEAICSIHRLMDDDADGTVDTTETDEFLREDLKYHDRKAKHSSFHGADLHISIEDMWSAWQSSPVYNWTVQQVEDWLLISVELPQYTETFRRHQLDGKSLPRLAVKNTTLTSVLLKISDRIHSQKLQLKALDMVLFGPPPGRRSWWKDLVLGVSVLMALCGCCFALVQTRRSRGDLETLVKDLEGLQRAELNLLELQGRLQQAQEEQRCVQVEKVKVEQQLRNQICSAKQEAQRLRELREGTEKERSRQKYAEEELEQVRVSLKRAERELESRVHWAPPEVLQKWLQLTHEVEIQYYNIKKQNAEKQLLQAREGAEKIKKKRSSLFGTFHVAHSSSLDDVDHQILSAKQALAEVTAALREKLHRWQQIESLTGFCLVNNPGLGALAVALNLDPSVLGLRPPTPQHLLLSDDLDDMDEDILSPGTLQYAAWQMDRRVSDLWPLSGIADTQSSWKHSAQSLMPLRQRTGDPALMFSSQRDITSRSDFDSSLPLSPGESQCLYSPKPLLLPSGPRPLQGQGSGLVGGLEKSSSLGELRSSAASILTSSCSTRSLCITPHRPVASSFPSTCSSGSAQGTGPQLLTRRSPVEEEGGDESTSSRRRNAFNKIFKKKQGRY